A DNA window from Geovibrio ferrireducens contains the following coding sequences:
- a CDS encoding class I SAM-dependent RNA methyltransferase has protein sequence MRFETEIRDTAYGGYGIGTFTDGRTAFIPFTVEGDKVIAEMTEDKKNFIYANLVEVVTPSAKRGEKYCPHIGVCGGCSFGHIDYEAQKEIKARIVRQAFRNIKCSVPSEVVSGEQLRYRNRVTFKVKSGKLGFYGFKSRDFIEVGDCPLVSETLVAKCRGFAEANAADEIYELYAVENGKGECLASVKGLDSDDVKFVSFDGVSGKDFIIGEESIEMDTPAGSMLIGGDSFLQSNRFLMGDLQKKATDSASGVNALELYCGSGFFTLSLAEKFRSVTAVEISKEAVRLGQKLELANVRWVAGDVTKFLKTSKGRFDHLLADPPRTGLEKSVIYFIKDKKPATVTYVSCNPTTLARDIAKLQDLYSIKDFTIMDMFPGTHHVECVVSLSLKSI, from the coding sequence GTGCGCTTTGAAACAGAGATAAGAGACACGGCATACGGCGGTTACGGCATAGGAACCTTCACAGACGGAAGGACAGCCTTCATACCGTTTACGGTAGAGGGTGACAAAGTCATTGCCGAGATGACCGAAGACAAAAAAAACTTTATTTACGCCAATCTGGTGGAGGTTGTGACCCCTTCAGCCAAAAGAGGTGAGAAATACTGTCCGCACATAGGCGTATGCGGCGGTTGCTCCTTCGGGCACATAGATTATGAAGCACAGAAAGAGATAAAGGCAAGGATAGTCCGTCAGGCTTTCAGAAATATAAAATGCAGCGTGCCTTCGGAAGTGGTTTCCGGTGAGCAGCTTCGCTACAGAAACAGAGTGACCTTCAAGGTTAAGAGCGGAAAGCTCGGTTTTTACGGCTTCAAAAGCCGTGATTTTATCGAAGTGGGGGACTGTCCGCTGGTCAGCGAAACTCTTGTGGCTAAATGCCGCGGGTTTGCGGAGGCAAACGCAGCAGATGAGATATATGAACTCTACGCTGTTGAAAACGGAAAAGGGGAATGCCTTGCCTCAGTGAAGGGGCTGGATTCGGACGATGTGAAATTTGTGAGTTTTGACGGAGTTTCCGGCAAAGACTTTATAATCGGTGAAGAATCTATCGAGATGGACACCCCTGCGGGTTCTATGCTCATAGGGGGCGACAGCTTCCTCCAGAGCAACAGGTTCCTCATGGGGGATCTCCAGAAAAAAGCCACCGACAGCGCTTCCGGTGTGAATGCCCTTGAGCTTTACTGCGGCAGCGGCTTTTTCACTCTCAGTCTTGCTGAAAAGTTCCGCTCCGTGACGGCAGTTGAAATATCCAAGGAGGCTGTCAGGCTCGGACAGAAACTTGAGCTTGCTAACGTGAGATGGGTTGCCGGGGATGTTACCAAGTTCCTCAAAACCTCCAAGGGCAGGTTTGATCACCTCCTTGCCGATCCCCCGCGCACGGGGCTTGAGAAAAGCGTAATCTATTTCATAAAGGATAAAAAGCCCGCAACAGTCACATATGTTTCATGCAACCCGACAACTTTGGCGAGGGACATAGCCAAGCTTCAGGACTTGTACAGCATAAAAGATTTTACAATCATGGATATGTTCCCCGGAACACACCATGTTGAGTGTGTGGTTTCTCTTTCACTGAAAAGCATATAA
- a CDS encoding tRNA1(Val) (adenine(37)-N6)-methyltransferase, which produces MNKTYDSIVRRDIVICQPEEGFRFSVDAVMLADFVRPSAKSKTIDIGSGSGVIAALLAKVKGYTDIDALELQENMFSCLCETVEKNALEGVVRPVLGDLRSYRPEFHYDAAVCNPPYRKESSGKIPPTLTERTARFNGTMSLDDLFGFCKSFLKSGGSLSVCIDSDLLADVFVTARKNRLEPKRMRLVHPDGQTVARTALIEFRRDGKAELITEPPLIMRINGEYTEEMRRITGAL; this is translated from the coding sequence ATGAACAAAACCTACGATTCCATAGTCCGCAGGGACATTGTCATATGCCAGCCGGAAGAGGGCTTCCGCTTCTCTGTGGATGCGGTCATGCTGGCAGATTTCGTGCGTCCGTCCGCAAAATCAAAAACCATAGACATAGGCAGCGGCAGCGGCGTTATTGCTGCGCTTCTTGCTAAAGTTAAAGGCTACACGGATATAGATGCCCTTGAGCTTCAGGAAAATATGTTCTCCTGCCTGTGTGAAACAGTGGAGAAAAACGCTCTGGAAGGGGTAGTCAGGCCTGTTTTGGGGGATCTGCGCAGCTACAGGCCGGAGTTCCATTATGATGCGGCAGTCTGCAACCCTCCTTACAGAAAAGAGAGCTCCGGCAAAATTCCCCCGACACTCACAGAAAGGACGGCAAGGTTTAACGGGACAATGAGTCTGGACGATCTGTTCGGGTTCTGCAAAAGCTTTCTGAAATCCGGCGGGAGCCTGTCTGTCTGCATAGACAGCGACCTTCTGGCTGATGTTTTTGTGACAGCACGGAAGAACAGACTTGAGCCTAAGAGGATGCGCCTTGTCCACCCGGACGGGCAGACTGTGGCGAGGACAGCATTGATAGAGTTCAGAAGAGACGGAAAGGCGGAGCTAATCACTGAGCCGCCCCTTATTATGAGAATTAACGGCGAATATACAGAAGAGATGAGGAGAATAACAGGTGCGCTTTGA
- a CDS encoding response regulator transcription factor, whose translation MKILKTADSRMISNIGFSLMFSFTLSFLFEGQVFYGLAGQFGSDPEKYIFSGILAQFAGLFSCGFFVRNLKQASRTATAGMAVCLLTAVPFFFEPSVLWSVCFTAANYASGCALASWGYFLMIFTPKNQRIKSCADLLIFSNILMIIVNITTEHTSPSAGLALALLFLAAGLTVILNLNPAHFTPETETVKRKETVRTKKPMIMLYLFIFIITINSGLMYQVVNPAFAHLSELASLYWSIPYIIALTVMRSFYSKMKRSVVLYTGMATLGASFICFILLGRNAADYLIVNTLMLGAFGIFDLFWWSIIGEILDYTDNPAKTFGIGLSANVLGILLGRTIGMTVTSARLSDAEIVVIALSVVCVTLALLPPLNRMLVALIKKHVYLSDEESMADYEYKPATGQSRVTEPLTSRETEVLRLILTGKSNKAIADELFISESTVKTHTRNIFSKYNVNSRSELFSILLNNRTNI comes from the coding sequence ATGAAAATATTAAAAACAGCAGACAGCCGTATGATCTCGAACATCGGATTTTCTCTGATGTTTTCATTTACGCTGTCCTTTCTTTTTGAGGGGCAGGTATTCTACGGTCTTGCCGGACAATTCGGCTCCGACCCGGAAAAATACATTTTTTCGGGTATTCTGGCACAGTTTGCCGGTCTTTTTTCCTGCGGCTTTTTTGTGAGGAATCTGAAACAGGCAAGCAGAACCGCCACAGCAGGGATGGCTGTCTGCCTGCTTACAGCCGTTCCGTTCTTCTTTGAACCCTCTGTTTTGTGGTCTGTATGTTTCACAGCCGCTAACTACGCCTCCGGCTGCGCACTGGCATCATGGGGCTATTTTCTTATGATTTTCACTCCGAAAAACCAACGTATAAAATCATGCGCGGATCTTCTTATCTTCTCAAATATACTTATGATAATCGTGAATATAACAACAGAGCACACATCTCCCTCTGCGGGGCTTGCTCTGGCACTGCTATTTCTGGCAGCGGGCTTGACCGTTATCCTTAATCTGAATCCCGCACATTTCACTCCTGAGACAGAAACGGTAAAAAGAAAAGAAACGGTCAGAACTAAAAAACCTATGATAATGCTGTATCTTTTTATTTTCATCATAACGATTAACTCAGGCCTGATGTATCAGGTTGTCAATCCTGCCTTTGCCCATCTCTCGGAACTGGCAAGCCTTTACTGGTCGATACCCTATATCATCGCTCTGACTGTTATGCGCAGCTTCTACTCAAAGATGAAGCGCTCCGTTGTTTTATATACAGGCATGGCTACACTTGGAGCCTCCTTTATCTGCTTTATACTGCTCGGCAGAAATGCTGCCGACTATCTGATTGTCAACACCCTTATGCTTGGTGCTTTCGGTATTTTTGACCTGTTTTGGTGGAGCATTATAGGAGAGATACTTGATTACACTGACAACCCTGCCAAAACCTTCGGTATCGGGCTTTCTGCCAATGTTCTTGGGATTCTTCTGGGCAGAACAATCGGCATGACAGTGACTTCCGCCCGCCTTTCTGATGCGGAAATAGTTGTAATTGCCCTGTCTGTCGTGTGTGTCACCCTCGCTCTTCTGCCGCCTCTGAACCGCATGCTTGTTGCCCTGATTAAGAAACATGTCTACCTGTCTGATGAGGAAAGCATGGCTGATTATGAATACAAACCCGCCACAGGACAAAGCCGTGTAACAGAACCGCTGACAAGCCGTGAGACAGAGGTTCTGCGGCTTATTCTCACAGGCAAATCCAACAAAGCCATAGCGGATGAACTGTTTATCAGTGAGAGCACAGTAAAAACCCACACCCGGAACATCTTCTCCAAATACAATGTTAACAGCAGATCTGAGCTGTTCAGCATTCTTCTCAACAATAGAACAAATATTTAG